A stretch of [Clostridium] innocuum DNA encodes these proteins:
- a CDS encoding DnaD domain protein produces MEKWWNERCINRRDWILDHLKELSLTIEEIMVVLMIDFMNEYQIPITHGILADKLKKDSDEIDDILSHLSAKGYLALQFQNGKILFNIDGVFADNSEKSLAFDQSLFDLFESEFGRPLSQMELQRMADWLKDYEQKLICYALREALTYDHKSFDYIERILVEWKNRGMTAEKYEGGER; encoded by the coding sequence ATGGAAAAGTGGTGGAATGAGCGTTGTATCAACCGCAGGGACTGGATTTTGGATCATTTGAAGGAGCTGAGTCTTACCATTGAGGAAATCATGGTGGTTTTGATGATTGATTTTATGAATGAGTATCAGATACCGATCACACATGGGATTCTGGCAGATAAGCTGAAAAAGGATTCCGATGAAATTGATGATATCCTTTCTCATTTAAGTGCCAAGGGCTATCTGGCGCTGCAGTTTCAAAACGGAAAAATCCTGTTTAATATTGATGGTGTTTTTGCGGATAACAGTGAAAAGAGTCTGGCGTTTGATCAGTCCTTATTCGATCTGTTTGAATCGGAGTTTGGCAGACCGCTGTCACAGATGGAGCTGCAGCGCATGGCTGACTGGCTGAAGGACTATGAGCAGAAGCTGATCTGTTATGCGCTGCGCGAAGCGCTGACCTACGATCATAAAAGCTTTGATTACATAGAGCGTATTCTGGTGGAATGGAAAAACCGCGGTATGACAGCTGAGAAATACGAAGGGGGAGAGCGCTGA
- the nth gene encoding endonuclease III: MTTDEILDILEEMFPDAHCELEHRNAFELLVAVVLSAQTTDAAVNKVTPALFEAFGTPQAMAEADIRDIEDKIRRIGLYRNKARSIQNLSRSLLESFDGVVPESMKELTSLAGVGRKTANVVRSVCFDIPSIAVDTHVERISKRLGLAKVQDSVEVVEQKLKRKLKRERWNRAHHLFIFFGRYFCTARNPKCEECPFKEFCKKDKLEAYRNSKKA, from the coding sequence ATGACAACGGATGAAATTCTGGATATACTGGAAGAGATGTTTCCGGATGCCCATTGTGAGCTGGAGCACAGAAATGCATTTGAATTGCTGGTGGCTGTTGTATTGTCTGCACAGACGACAGATGCGGCGGTCAATAAAGTGACGCCTGCCCTGTTTGAAGCCTTTGGAACACCGCAGGCGATGGCGGAGGCGGATATACGCGACATTGAGGATAAGATACGAAGAATCGGCCTGTACCGCAACAAGGCGCGCTCCATTCAGAACCTCAGCAGATCACTGCTGGAATCCTTTGACGGTGTTGTTCCGGAAAGCATGAAGGAGTTGACCTCTCTGGCAGGAGTTGGCCGTAAGACTGCCAATGTCGTTCGCAGTGTCTGCTTTGATATTCCCAGCATTGCAGTGGATACGCATGTAGAACGCATTTCCAAGCGACTGGGGCTTGCTAAGGTGCAGGATAGTGTAGAAGTCGTAGAACAGAAATTAAAGCGCAAGCTGAAGCGGGAACGCTGGAACCGCGCTCATCATCTCTTTATCTTCTTCGGGCGATATTTCTGTACAGCACGAAATCCGAAATGTGAGGAATGTCCGTTTAAGGAGTTTTGTAAAAAGGATAAGCTGGAAGCATATCGGAATTCCAAAAAGGCATAA